A window of the Mus musculus strain C57BL/6J chromosome 18, GRCm38.p6 C57BL/6J genome harbors these coding sequences:
- the Mex3c gene encoding RNA-binding E3 ubiquitin-protein ligase MEX3C isoform X1 produces MPSGSSAALALALAAAPAPLPQPPPLPPPPPAGGPELEGDGLLLRERLAALGLDDPSPAEPGAPALRAAAVAAAAAAQCQARRATGLAPEEPGRLATSETAELELEVDEEEGEEAELDGELLEEEELEEAEEEDRPSLLLLSPPAATASQTQPIPGGPLGSVLLPAAGFDAREAAAAGVLYGGDDAQGMMAAMLSHAYGPGGGGAAAAALNGEQAALLRRKSVNTTECVPVPSSEHVAEIVGRQGACRD; encoded by the exons ATGCCAAGCGGCAGCTCCgcggccctggccctggccctggcggCGGCCCCGGCCCCCCTGCCGCAGCCGCctccgctgccgccgccgccgcccgcggGAGGCCCAGAGCTCGAAGGGGACGGGCTGCTGCTGAGGGAGCGCCTGGCCGCGCTAGGCCTCGACGACCCCAGCCCGGCGGAGCCCGGCGCCCCGGCGCTCAGGGccgcggcggtggcggcggcggcggcggcgcagtGCCAGGCCCGGCGGGCGACCGGGCTGGCTCCGGAGGAGCCTGGCCGCCTCGCGACCTCCGAGACGgcggagctggagctggaggtggacgaagaggagggggaggaagcgGAGCTGGACGGAGAactgctggaggaggaggagctggaggaggcagaggaggaggaccGGCCGTCGCTGCTGCTGTTGTCGCCGCCCGCGGCCACCGCCTCCCAGACTCAGCCGATCCCGGGCGGGCCCCTGGGGTCGGTGCTGCTGCCGGCCGCGGGCTTCGATGCCCGGGAGGCCGCGGCGGCAGGGGTGCTGTACGGAGGGGACGATGCCCAGGGCATGATGGCGGCGATGCTGTCCCACGCCTACGGCCCCGGCGGCGGCGGGGCCGCCGCTGCCGCCCTGAACGGAGAGCAAGCGGCCCTGCTGAGAAGGAAGAGCGTCAACACCACCGAGTGCGTCCCCGTGCCCAGTTCCGAGCATGTCGCTGAGATTGTCGGACGCCAGG gtgcctgcagagactaG